The DNA segment GGTGGCTCAATCATTGGCGCGGTGGGGATGACGGGCAAACCCGATATCGCAGCGCCTCATTTACATTTTGAAGTTCGCCACAGTTCTCCCCAGGGGTGGGTTGCCCAAGATCCCGAAATTCATTTGAGATAAGCTAAATTAGCGATAATTGGTAAATTGCAAAGCCAGGGGAAAATCCTCCTGTTTGAGTCGCTGCATCACATTTTGTAGGTCATCTTTGGATTTACTCGACACGCGCACGACATCCCCTTGAATCGAGGCTTGAACTTTTTTGAATTCGTCGCGAACGAGCTTGCTGATTTTTTTCGCTAAGTCTTGGCTAATTCCTTGTTTAAGGGTAATTTCTTGGCGAAGGCGACTGCCACTGGCGGATTCAACTTTACCGTAGTCAAATATTTTTTGGGATAGATTGCGCTTGGCTGCCTTCGTTCGCAAAATAGTGTGAATCGCTTCTAAGGCAAATTCGCTGTCTGTATTCACAAGGATTGCATTCTCTTGCAATTCTAGGGTGCTTTTTGTGTCTTTTAGATCGTAACGACTTTTAAT comes from the Lusitaniella coriacea LEGE 07157 genome and includes:
- a CDS encoding YajQ family cyclic di-GMP-binding protein; translation: MASTSSFDIVSDFDRQEMVNTVDQALREIKSRYDLKDTKSTLELQENAILVNTDSEFALEAIHTILRTKAAKRNLSQKIFDYGKVESASGSRLRQEITLKQGISQDLAKKISKLVRDEFKKVQASIQGDVVRVSSKSKDDLQNVMQRLKQEDFPLALQFTNYR